The nucleotide sequence GAAAGACACGGTTTTATAGGAGGAATGGTGCTTATCTTGCTTTATGGGTTTTTGATAGCTCATTTATTAAGCCTTAATTACAAACTAAAAGGGAATTATTTTATAAAAGCTATCACGAGCGGAATTTCCATTTTAATATTTATATACGTAAGCGTTAATATATTTATGACTATAGGCTTTGCACCTGTTGTAGGAATACCTCTGCCATTTTATAGTTATGGCGGAAGTAGTTTTGTGACGTTTATGTGCTTGTTTGGAATACTGCAAAATCTGCTAACGTTTAGATTTGATCCTACTTATAGGTTTATAAAAATCAAATTTTAATGATTTTTTACTAAGTTTTGAATTTGACTTTTCACATTTTCATATGTCAAATTTGAAACTTCTTTTATAAATCTACCTTTTTTATCAAATAAATATATAGATGAACTATGCGCAACAGAATACTCCATTACAGAGTCATTTAAATCTACTATTTGATATTTTGCTCCATAATTTTTAGTTACTCTATCTAGCTCGCTATCGCTAAATCTCAAACAAACAGAATTTGGATAAAAGTATTTAGCAAACTCATCGCAACTTTTGATATCGTCTCTTTTTAGATCAAGAGTAACAAACAAGATCTCCACAGAATCATTTAGCTTAAGCTCATTTAGAGCGGTTGAAACCAGAGTGAGCGTAGTAGGACAAACATCTGGACAAAATACATAGCCAAAATACAATATCTTGTATTTGCCATCAAAACTCTTCATGCTAACTTCACCATTTACCGTAGTCGCTTCGAAATCATATTTAAATATTTTTAGTTTATGATTTACTAGCAAAAACGCACCAGAAGCGATAAACACAAAGACTAAAAGATATAGTATCTTCTTCATTTGTATCCCTTTGAGTTTAATATAAACATAAATTTGCATTGTATCACAGTAAAGATTAGAATAAAATTATATAAAACTTATTTAAATTTAGACGTTGATAAATATCAATATAAGATTTAATGCAAAATGATATAAGTTTGAAAAATAATAAGGAGTATCATTATGTTTAAATCACTCTATTTTAGAATGAGGATAATACATATAGCAGGAATCTTAGTTTTAGCAATAAATGCTTTTTTCTTTACCGAAAATCAAATCGGTCAAATAGTACAATACATAATAGCTGCGGCACTTGTATTTCACGATATCGATGAGAAAAGATGGGGAGTGGATATGACCAAAGAGATAATAAAAAAGTTAAACAATATAACATTAAACTCAGATATCAAAGTAAATACATCTTTTAGCAAGGAAAATGGAAAAATCCTTTCAAGTATAGATGAATTTAAAGAAAATATTAAAAATATCGTAGCAGCCATTTCTCAAAACACTGTTAAAAATAGTCAAAACATCATAGGCTTAGAAAATATAGGAAATTCGCTGTATATTTCTAACAATAATATGAAAAATATCGTAGATATGACATATTCAAAAACAAACTCTATCAACGACCTACTTGATAATTTTATCAAAGAGATACTTCAAGCAAAAACGGATCAAGAAAATATGTTTAGCACATCTCAAGAAATTAAAAATTTATTAGAAGATGTACAAAACTTAGTAAAGAAAATTTTCAATCAAAATGGCGAACTTGCCGATCATTTCAACTCTCTAAAAAACAACATAAACTCGATAATGAAAATAGTACAAACCGTAAGCAACGTAGCAGATCAAACAAACTTACTAGCATTAAATGCAGCCATAGAAGCAGCTAGAGCTGGAGAGCACGGACGTGGATTTGCAGTTGTTGCAGATGAGATAAGAAAACTATCTGAATCAACGCAAAACTCGCTAGAAGAGATAAATAATAATATAAAAGAGATCACAAAAGGTGTTGATAATAGTAAAAATTCGCTATCATCGACTATGGAAAATGTAGATTATCTGCTATCAAAAAGCACAGATACGAATGAAAAATTAAATAGCTTTGAAGCTATTTTCAACAACAACTACAAAACCACTCAAAAGATTATAGAACATAGCTCACAAACTAAGTTAAATTTAAAAGACATTACCACAGAAGTAGGAAATATCGGAAT is from Campylobacter fetus subsp. testudinum 03-427 and encodes:
- a CDS encoding cytochrome oxidase biogenesis protein, Sco1/SenC/PrrC family (Pfam match to PF02630.10 SCO1-SenC), with product MKKILYLLVFVFIASGAFLLVNHKLKIFKYDFEATTVNGEVSMKSFDGKYKILYFGYVFCPDVCPTTLTLVSTALNELKLNDSVEILFVTLDLKRDDIKSCDEFAKYFYPNSVCLRFSDSELDRVTKNYGAKYQIVDLNDSVMEYSVAHSSSIYLFDKKGRFIKEVSNLTYENVKSQIQNLVKNH
- a CDS encoding MCP-domain signal transduction protein (Pfam matches to PF00015.17 MCPsignal, and to PF04740.8 LXG), translated to MFKSLYFRMRIIHIAGILVLAINAFFFTENQIGQIVQYIIAAALVFHDIDEKRWGVDMTKEIIKKLNNITLNSDIKVNTSFSKENGKILSSIDEFKENIKNIVAAISQNTVKNSQNIIGLENIGNSLYISNNNMKNIVDMTYSKTNSINDLLDNFIKEILQAKTDQENMFSTSQEIKNLLEDVQNLVKKIFNQNGELADHFNSLKNNINSIMKIVQTVSNVADQTNLLALNAAIEAARAGEHGRGFAVVADEIRKLSESTQNSLEEINNNIKEITKGVDNSKNSLSSTMENVDYLLSKSTDTNEKLNSFEAIFNNNYKTTQKIIEHSSQTKLNLKDITTEVGNIGILADNSLVNSKDINEISKNIKNSFDELQKAVDSFFK